The following nucleotide sequence is from Terriglobia bacterium.
GTCTCTACGCTGGCAAAGGGACTGGTCTGCCTCGGCTTCATCGGAGGTTGCATGCTGCCGGCACTGACCTTCGCTCCCGTCCTATGGTCGCGCGTTGTGATCCTCATCGGAGCCATGCTGAGTGGCTGCGCGGCACTGGTCATCGGGATGGACTGGGCGAATGCGGGAGCGCTGGTCGCACCGGACCACGGAGGACTGGTCGGCCTGCAACTGGCCTTGTTCCTCGCCGGGGGGGGCTGCGTTCTGGCGCTGGCAGCCGCCGACATCTGGAAATGGAGAGACGCGAATTCTCTGTTGCTGATCCTTTGGGTGCTCGGCACTCTGCTGTTCGCCGGCTTTTTTAACTGGACGGTCAACATCCGGTCCGTTCTGCCGCTGGTTCCGGCAGCAAGTATTATCCTTGTGCGACGCCTCGAGGCTGTCGGGGCCTCTCCCGGATACCTTTGCGCACGGCTGGGTGTGCCCCTGCTGGTCTCAGGCCTTCTTTCCCTCTGGGTCGCCTGGGCGGACGCCGACTTGGCGAATTCCGCGCGGAGAGCAGCCACCCTCATCCAGGAGAGAGCCCAAAGCAGGCCTGGCGCGGTCTGGTTCCAAGGCCACTGGGGATTTCAATATTACATGGAAGCGTTCGGAGCGCGGCCATTGGATACCAGCAAGAAAGAGCTTCGCCCCGGAGACCTCCTGGTGATACCGGAAAACAATAACAATACTTTTGCAATACCGGCAGAAGTCGTCGCCTCCCAGGAGACCATCGAAGTGGCGATGCACCAGGGGCTCGCAACCATGAATCGCAACCTGGGCGCGGGCTTTTACTTTTATCGCTGGGGCCCGATTCCCTTCGTTTTTGGTTCCGTTCCCCCGGAACGCTACCATCTTCTCCGATTAGCTCCCCTGCCAGGCAGAAAATAGCATCCCTGCTGCAAAAACAGACTTTGCCGGGCGCCCCGACTGTGGGAGAACGACCTGGCATTGGGGATCGACAGCGGGTGGGGTATCGGGCAAAACTCGCGGAAGGCTCAGGGAATCCGTTTTGACCGTCCCAGGCTTGAGAGAATCAGATCACGGTTTCGGCGGGCTTCCGCGTAATCCGGTCTGACGCGCAGCGCCTCCGTGAAAGCATCCAGGGCTTTTTGTACCTGCCCCTGGTTGAACAGCAACGTTCCCAGATTATTGTAGGCATCCGCAAAGTCCGGCTTTACGCGGATCGCCTCGATGTAGTTCGCCACCGCACCCTGGAAATCGCCCTGGCTTCCCAGGGCCACTGCCAGATTGTAGAAAGCGTCTGCATAATCCGGTTTGAGACGTATTGCTTCGCGGTAATGGACGATCGCCTCGGCCTTCTTCCCCTGGCTGTAAAGGGCAACACCCATATTATAGTGCGCTTCGGCATAGTCCGGCTTGAGCCGCAGGGCCTCAGCGTAATGGGATAGCGCCTCGTCGATGCGTCCCTGACTGAGCGAGATATTTCCCAGGGTGTCGTAAATCTCCGGGTAATCAGGCTTGATCTGAAGAGCCTTCTCGAAACTGCGTACAGCATCCGGTGTATTGCCCTGCTGTGCGAGCGCGACGCCGAGGCCGAACTGCGCCTCAACATAAGCGGGCTGCATAGCCAAAACCCGATTATAGACATCTATGGCTTCCTGATTCTTACCAAGCTTTGCGAGGGCATTGCCGAGGGAGGAACAAAGAACTAGGTTCTCGGGCATCTTAGGCTCGGCCCTCCTCAGGAGTACCACAGCCTCCTCGAACTTGCCCTGGTCGTAGAGCGCCTGCCCCATGTTCCTCAATGCGATCGGGTAGTCCGGTTTGATCTTGAGCGCCCTTTGATAGAGTTCCAGCGCCTGATCTTTCTTACCCAGCCTATAAAAAGCATAACCCAGATTGCACATGATCTCAGTATCCGCAGGCTGAAGCCGGAGCACCTCTAAATAATGCCGTATCGCCTCCTCGTACTTGCCATGCAGAGCCAGATCTGTTCCCGCGATTCCGTGCGCCTGGTAGTTGTCGCCGTCAATCTCAAGGGCGTGCGCGAAAAGCGACGAAGTGTTCCGCCATAATCGCACCTGAAACCAGGTTGTCACAGAGCAAGCCAATACCATCATCATTCCGGCCGCCGCCAGGGACCTCTTTGCGCCGGGCCATTTCGCGACCAGATCTGGAACGCCCCAAACGACAACAACAAAAATCCCAATCAACGGGACATAGGTGTATCGGTCCGCCATCGCCTGTCCCCCGACCTGAACCAGGCCGATCACAGGAACAAGCGTACCCAGGTACCAGAACCATCCGACGGCCAGATAGGGAAAGCGGCCCGCAAAATGGAGGGCCAGGACAGAGACACAGAGTAGGAACGCTGCCGCCGCAGTTACTTCCCAGGCTGGATAGCCGCCGAAAGGCAACCGATAAAAGATGCTTAGATTGTGAGGCCAGGCTGTCTTCATGAGGTAGGCAACGTAAGAATGGAGCACATTGGCGATCCTGGTGTCGAACGATATAACTTCGACCGTCCTGACCGCCCCCCCGGCCTTCTGGACAACGAAAGTGATTATGCTGGAGGCGGCCGCGAGCAGGAACAAGGGGATCTTCTCGCGGAGCAGAGGCAGAACAGGCACAAGAAATCTATTGATGATTGACGGCGCCGGCGGCCGAGCGCTCCCCTTTCGGACCGGCAAGTCCAGAGCGAAGCGGCGAAGGGGCCAGAAATCAAGGAGGAGGAGCACGAAAGGAAGGGTGACCAGCATGGGCTTGGCCATCAAGCCGAACCCGAAGAGGAAGAGCATCAGCAGATACCGGTTGCGGCCCGGATTTCGCACGTAGCGGGTGTAAGCCCACAGAGTGAGAAGCCAGAACAGAGTGCTCAAGACATCCTTCCGCTCGGCGATCCAGGCGACGGATTCAACGTGAAGCGGGTGAAGGGCGAAAAGCGCCGCAACAAAAGCAGATTTCCACTCGGCGCGGGTCAGATCCCGGAGCACCAGGAACAGCAGCAGAGTGTTGGCCACGTGGAGGAACAGGTTCACCAGGTGTTGCGGCCCGGGATTGAGGCCAAAGACCTGGCAATCAATCATGTGAGAAAGCCAGGTCAAAGGATGCCAGTTTGAGGCATAACCCGTGGTAAAAGCCCAGATTATATTATTCGCGGTCAGTCCGTTCGCTATACGCCAGTTATCAAGGACGTATGCGCCGTCATCGAAATCAATGAAATCGTGCCGGTACACCTGGGCATAGACCGCCAGCGTGGCAACCGCCAGGAAAACGCAAATCCACACCTGATGCCGATCCCAGTTCTTCTCCAACTTGGGAGTGTTTTTATCGCGAAGGGGACTCGGGCGCAAGCGAAATTATGGGAGTGAAGTTATCGGGAGGATCGTTTGAGGCTGTCCAGGAAGGTCTGAAGCTCAGCGGCCACCTTTGGCGACAGAGTGGCAGCCTTCATTGCGGTTTGGCGTGCGAGGTCCACTTCACCCAGGTCCCGGTACGTGCCGGCCAATCGAGCCAGAACGGTGGCATCGTTGGGGGTTTCCTTGAGTTGCTCCCTGTAAAGCTCGACTATGGGTTCCAGTTTCTTGCTGGCATCGTAAAAGCTGATCACGCGATCGTAGTCCGCCGCAGTCAGCTTGAACCCTCGCTCCTTGAGGTCTTGCCATTCTCTCGCAGCGTCGTTAAAACGGCCGCTCGCGATATACAGAGTAATGAGGTCGACGTGCGGTTCCTTGATCGCGACGCACAGCGCCGCACCTTTTTCAAATGCGGCTAGTCGATCTTCTGGCCGGCCCAGAAAAAGAAAAGTCTGGCTTCTTTCGAGGTACACCTGCGGGCGGCTCGGGCTTAGGACTTCTGCTTTCTGCAGCATTGCCAGGGTTGTCTCTGCCAGCGATCCAGCCAACAGCGGATCGGCCTGACGAACGATATCGGACGTGGCATTTACCAGACTTGCCATGTAGAGGTAGTAACGTGCATTGGCGGGTATCCGTTGAATGCTCTCCTTGAAGAAATCGACTCCCTTCCGGATCACACGGATCTTCCAGTCGATCGGGATATCGGATGAACGAGCCACGTCCAATGCATAGTTGGCAAACACCTCATGCAGTTCATGGCACCCGGTCGTCTGATATTCATCGGCCCGCTGATAAAGCCCCATAAGTCCTTCGCCATAAGCAGTGCGCACTGCGCCTGTTCGCGGATCAATTACTTTGCTGGATAATCTTGCGCGCTGGAGCAGTCGATTCGATTCGAAAGGCCGGCTGACGGCAAAGGTCCAGGCTGCAGGCAGAATTATCGCGGCCGCTCCGATCGAGGCCCGACCCTTCCAAGTCACTCCGGTCTGCACAGGTCTCCGCACCGGATCGGGCTGCGGGCTCTTGGATCCGGCGTGCAGGTAAACGACATACGCCAGGACGAGGTAGAGGGTCACGTCGGTATTTATGGTATCGAAGGTAAAAAGACCCTGGAGCAGATAGGCCAATAACAAAGCGACAAGTACGAGGCTGCCTGCCGGATCTTTCGTCCGATACCACTGCCGCATGAGAAATGTGAGGATCAGGCCATAAAAAGTGAGATAAGCCGCCAGCCCGATCAAACCGGTCGTCGTGGCAACATCAATGAACAGGTTGTGAGCACGATCGAACCATACTTCCGTGTACAACGAGCGATAGATTTCGTTGGGAAAGTGGGCGTCGAAAGCGTTCTTGAAATTCTCAAGCCCCCAACCGAAGATGGGCCGGTCCTGAATGGCAACGGCAGCGGCTCTCCACGTGGCGACACGATTTTCGATGGAGGGGTCTTTGAGGGAGAGCGTGGTGTAGCGAAACAGTGTCGGATGACTCCGCACCCAGGCTGACTGGCGGTTGAGGAGCATGAGCGACGACATCAAAACTACGAATAGGAGCAAACCGCCACACACCAGTTTCGCCTTCCTGGATGCGCTGCCCCACAAATACCAGCCCAGGAGGAACAGAACGGATCCGACCAGACCGAGCATGGCGCCGCGGGTCTGTGTCAGGTACATCCAGAAAATGCACCACGCGCCGAAAAGAACGAGGAAAACCTGGCCGGCGCGGACGTTGCGGCGCATGATGAACCAGCAGATGGTCGCGGCATGGAGGATGAGCGCGAAGATGGCAACTGGGGGCAGTGCCAGTCCGGAAGTGATACCGGCGCCGCTGAACTGGTCCCAGCATATTGCGAACAGATCCAGCAAGACCAAGAGTGTCAGCCACACTTTTGCAATTAGGGGATAGGCCGAGTCCTTATCCTTGCGGCTTAAGAGCCACAGGACAATGAAGAAATTGAGCAGCATGTTGGCGGCAAGAAAGCCCGCATTCCCCGCGGCCCCTTCGATGCGGCTTTCCTGCGGGAACCGATACAGGTAGCCCAGCCCCAGATACTCCACCATGCCCGAGAATCCCATCAGCACGCCGAAGAAAAGCGAAGCCGTAAACAGGCTCAGCCAGTCGCGCTCGCGCTTGAGACTCTGACTCAGAACGAAGAAATAGGCTAATAGATGCAACTGCGAGACCAGGCCTCCCATGCGCCTGAAGTCTCCCCACCAGCTGGTCCAGGCGTCGACGCTGACGCCTGGCAAAGAGCTGATGAACATAACGCCAAACCAGGCAAGCAACGCGTAGGAGATAAGGTGAAGCCGGGGTCGGTACGCGGGAGCAAGCGCTGCCAGCACCACATAGAGCAGGAGCATGCACTCAACCACAGCTCGGAACAGGACGCTTTTCAGGAATATGAGGGAGAAATAAAAGGAATCATTGGCAACTACAGGTAGGAAAAGGGCAAAACCTGCGGCCACCAGGATTGCGCGAGCCAGAATGGGGATAAGAATATCGTCCCCTCGGTGGGTCGCACCGGCCTGTCTCTTTTGTGGTCCTTTAGCTCTCGAGTGAGCCTTTTTCATTGACGGGACAGACGAAAGGAGTCAGGGGCAGAATAAATCCCAGTTGTGCAGCGATCCTTGATCAGACTCTAGCCCGGGGCGACGCTTCGTTTGCCCCGGGCTACCCCTTAAGGCGCTTTCCTTCGGCGCTATCTTCTCACATCTTCTGAATCCCGCCTTCATAATTTTGACTTCCTGCCGTTTACGCTCTCAGATCGTTGAGCATTCCCTTCAGACGGTCCGATGCGGGAAGTCGAAGTCGGGGATCCGAGGTCGAACGTCGGCTGACGGTTCTTCCTCTTTCTTGATCGGCGGAGGCGGATCGGACTTTTGTTCCGACTTTTTTATCTGCTTCTGCTGCTGGTCGAAGCGCTCCTTGAGTCCCTTTTCCTGATCTTCCTTGATCTCCTTCTGCTTCTCGTCCGCGTACTTGCCTACGCTACGCAGGGAATCCTTAATCTGGTCCGTCATTTCCCGGAAGCGTTCCGGCGTCCTGATCACGTGAGGCGTGATCATGATGAGCAGCTCGGTTCGCGTGTTGCTGCGATTGGTGCTCCCGAAGAGGGCGCCCAGCAGCGGGATGTCGGAAAAAAACGGCACGCCGCTGCGCCCGTTTGTGTTCGCCTCCCTGATCATTCCGGCGATGGCAACGCTTTCCCCATCCTTCACCGCCAGAGTGGTCGTCACGTTTGTGGTGTTGAAGGTTGGAGTCGGCTGGCCATTTACCGTAGACGCCGGTCCGATAGTGGTTACGCCCTGATAAATCATCAGGGTCACGGTGCCGGAGGCCGAGATGCGGGGCGTGATCTCCAACTCCGTGCCGGTCGGCACGTAGTCCACGCTTGACGTGGCAAGCGTTCCTCCGATAACGGTCTGACCCGGAATCGGCTGTGAACCGCCGACCTGAATATGCGCCGGCATGCCGTCGATCGCGAGCACCGACGGAGCCTCCAGGATCCTCACTTTTGTCTTGGCGCGCAACGCATTCAAATTCATCAGAATATCGCGCGAGGCCCCGACAAAGGCAAAGCTCTGCGCGGAAAGGGCTCCGGTACCGGCCGCTATGCTGCCGGTCGTGAGGCCATCTCCCGGCTGCCGTGCCTGCAGGGTCGCCGAGACGCCGAAGCTGAGAGATTCCGTCAGGTCGATCTCAAAGATGCGCGCATCGATGATCGCCTGGCGCGGCAGGATGTCCATGCGCTTGATGGTTTCCAGAAGGTATTCATAGTCGGCACGGCTCCCCTGGATAATCAAGGCGTTATTCATGTCGTCGGCCACAAGCCGGACGGTCCCCTGCAGACCCGAGAACTGACCGCCATTCAGCACCTGCGCGGTCATTCCTCCCATTCCCTGATTCAGCCGCGGTCCTCCGATCTGCTGTCCTCCGAAAACCCCTGCACCGTAACCATAGGGGTTGTTAAAGCCACCGTAACCCTGTTGTCCGTAACCCTGCTGCCCTCCGCCGCCAAACATGGAGCTCCCACCGAGGGCCGATGTCATGGATCTTGAACTACCCGGAGCGCTGGAATAGGGGATTCCACCGGTTCCCGTCCCCGTCCCCATGCGGCCGCCCGTGCCTGTACCGCCCGGGGCGCCACCAGAATAGCCGCCGCCTGCGCCCGTCGGTTGCATACCAACGGACGTACCGCTCTCGCTGCCTCCATACAGGAGGGAGAGAACCATGGCGATGTTCGACGCGGTTCCGTTCTCGACTGTATAGATAAAGGTTTGAACGCTTCTGCCGGTCGTCGTATCCAGCCGCGCAATCCAGCGTTTCACCTCCTCGAGAGCGCGCTTGGAGTTAGCCATCACCAAAATGGCGTTAATGCGATCGAGCGAAACCATGTAAATCCCGGTGCCGCTGTCTTTGGTGGTGCCGAAAACCTTCTGCAGGTCCTCGAGCACATCGGCCGCCACATTGAATTTGATCTCGATCAGCTCGATCAGATCCGGATCGAGGTAGCTGTTATCCAGAAGGTGGACGACCTCGAGCAATTTCTGAACGTTATCGGTGTAGTCGGTAATGATCAGCATGTTCTGCCGCTCGTAAGGCATGATCACGCCGCCTTCGGTCATGAACAGTTTGAGCGGTTCGACGAGGCTCTGAACGGGTACGAACTCGACACGAATGATGTGCGTAGCCAGATGGGGCGGAGCTGGAGCCGTAGGGCGTGTCTGCGAGGGGGGAGTCGCCTGCGGCACGGGCAGCGTCTGCGCAGGCGGAGTCTGAGGTGCTCCTGCCGCACCGGCAGGAGGTTGCGTGACAGCCGCGCCGGGAGGCGGCGTGCCTGCAGGTGGGACGGTACCGGGCGGGGCGGGCGGTTTGGCCGGGCCGGCGGCCGCCGGATCCGTTTTCTTCGGAGCATCTTTGTCCGAGGGCGGCTTTGCGGGTGGCGCTGGAGGGGGACTGTCCACAATCTCCAGTCCTTCTCTGAGCCCCTGCGAAATCGGCACGATCTTATAAAAATTCCCCGATTTTACCAGCGCCGCGTTGTTGTTTTTCAAGACGCTGCTGAATATCGGGAACACGTCCTCCTTCGCCATGGCGGTGGAGCTGTAGATGGTGGCAGTTCCCTTCACATCCGGGTCGATCAGAATCGGAGTGATTCCCAGCATATCGGCAACATTGGTGATGAACTCAAACAACGGCATCGCGTCGAACTTCAGCTGGATTTGGTTGAGCGAGTTAGGCACCAGCGGGGCGATGCCTGGAACGGGTGGGGGATTTTGTGGAATCGGGGCCGGAACTGGCGCCTGAACAGGGGTACCGGCTGCCTTCTGCATCTCCTGCAAAAGTTTCTCCAGGTCCTTCTGCCGCTGCTCCAGCAGCGCCTTCTGTTTTTCCGCTGCGGTCTGGTCTTGAGTCTGGCCTGGCGGGTTGGACTGGGATGGCTCCTGGGATACGGCCCCTTCCATAGTAATGCTGCCTGTTGCGGCCAAAATAAATGCAAGGCTGGCTATCCATAGATTTCGTTTGAACGTTTGCACGTGACTTCCTCTTGGTTACAAGGTTCGTTACTTTTTCACCGGCTGTTGCTGGGGCGGGATGGTTTGCTGTTGAACAGGAAAGGTGCCAAATGGTGACTGGGTCATTACCCTGCCCTGAGCATCAATGTATTGGTTCGGATACAACTGCGTCGGTTGCTGAAACTGAATCGCAGGAGCCTGCTGCGTTGCCTGCGCGCTTCCCCGCTGTTGCGCAGGGGTCTGGGGCTGGGCCGGGCGTGACCCGGCAGTGGGTGCCGGACTTGAGATCGGCGTTGTCCTGCCGGCGGCAGCCGAAGTCACGACTGCTGCGCCCCCCGGGCTCCGGGCTTGACCAGGGCCGAAATTCACTACCTGGGTTGCCAGAATCGGAGTCTTACCCTGCTGAGGGGATTTGCCCGGGGCAAAAAGCGGTACGACTTCCCGGCTCGGGCCGGATTCCAGGACCATGCCATTCTGCGTAATATCCGTCACCACAAATCCGCGATAGTTGTCCCCAACCCGCATGGTTTGTGTTCGCCGCGTGCCGGGCACGTTGGGAGCTGTAGGATCATTAATCATAGCCACGCGCTGAGAGCCTGAAACCACGATCCCGACCAGAATGGGCGGGTTGTCCAGCTTCTTGGGAGGCTCCGGCGCCGGCGTGTCTGTCTTTTCCTCCGGCTTGCGGGACTCGGCGAAGAGGTTGGCCGCGGGAATGATGCCATACTCCGCGTCACTGTACTTCTTAACGGGCTGCTGCGCAGGAAGCGCGGCCTCGGGCGCACTTTTCTTCTTTGCCGCCGGCATTCCCTCCAGCTTGGCAAGGCTGTTTTCGGCGTTGAAACGCTGGGCGGAGACATAGAGCTGCCAACTCAGCAACCCCGCACCCAGCAGCAGCATCAGGTTGATCGCAATCCATTTCTTGGTCATAACATCCTCAGTATCTTTTCAGCCCCTACTTCGCGCCGGGAGCCTTTTCCGCGGTTTTTGCCGCGAGGGCCGGAATCGCAACGAAACCTGCCACCCAGAGCGAAGGCCGAATCTGGTCTCTGTTGCGCATCCCCGTCTGCATGATGGAAAGCGCGTCCACTTTCAAGAATTTCTCGTAATTCTCGATCGCGGCGAGAAAGCGGACCAATTGATCCATCGTGCAGGTGACGTCGATTTGAACGGTGACTTTCGTCAGGTTGTCATCGATCTTCTGCTCAGGTTGGATGTTCTTGCGTGACATCTCGACCTGGTTCGCGTCGGCGAGATCCTGCAGCACCTTCTGCAACGCCGGCCCCGCATCGGAAGCCTTCTGGTAAGGTAATAATCGGCTCAGATCCTGATTCAGCCTTTGCTGGTCCTGGTTGATGCGAGCCTTGATGGTCTCTTCCTGGGCGATCATATCCCTCTGCCTCTGCAGCAGGTTTTTCTTGTTTTCCACAGTGGCGGAAAGATCTTCCGGAAGAAGCAGCGGCACCAGGTAAAATGCAAGCACCAAAATCACAGCACCGCCGCCTGCAATCAGAAACTGCCTTTCTCTCATAGATATCTTCACGGCTTATTTCTCGCACTTAGCTTGAAAGCTGAAAATGTCTTTGCCCGTCTGGATGTTTTTAAACGTAGCATTTATCGTGATTACATCCTTCAGCAGAGGCGATTTTTCAATTTTGCTGATCAGGTCCGAAGAAGCAGAGGGAGGACTCTCGCCATTCAGCGTAATCGTGCAATCCTGGTTTCTAAACTGCCTCAGGTAGGTGTCGGAGGGGAGGAGGTTGGTCAACTCCCGCAGGATATCCAGGTTTTGATCGCGTCGCTGCAAAACCTCTTCGAGGGAGGCGATTCTTTTCCCGAGCGCTTGCGATTGGGAACGCAACTCCCTGACGCGATTGGCGGGCGCCTCCAGTTTTTTTATCTCCTGGTCCAGGTTGCGGATAAGGGTTTGCTGCTGAACCATTTGGTGGAAACCGAGTCCAGCCAGAGCGGCGGCAATGCACAGGCCGAGTATGATGGTGGGGACATAGGCCCAGCGCTTCTGGTGCACTCTGCGCTCGGCTGGCAACAGATTGAGCTTCATGGGCAGCCGGCGTGTGATGCCCACGTAGGCCAATCCGAGCGACGTCACGGCCTCCTGAAGAAATGCCTTGTTTTCCGGCGACATCTCAAACCGGAGCCTGTCTCCCATCAGTTCGCAGCCGGGCACGTCTTCCCACAGCTCCTGAAGTGCGCTCTCAGATTCCTCTCCGGCCATGATGATGCCATCGATACTCTCTTCCGGATCGAGCCGCACCTTCCCGACCGCCACTTCCATCTCGCTCAGCAGGAATTGTTTCAAGGGTACACCGCCTGGTCTGGCAGCCTCCCGGCCGTAGATGAGAGCCCCGCCGCGCAGAACGGCGAGTTCTATTCCGCCAGGCTTCAGGTCGGCCATGATGAAGGTCTTATCCCGGCCGTCGTTATGTGTTCCCAAAAACATATTGGCGAGAGCCACCGATCCGGCTGTGACGGCAGCCGGACAGATGCCGAGCTGGCGCATGGTCTCGAGGTGGGCATCCAAAATGGACTTCCGGATCATCATGACCAGGACATGCAGCCTCTTGTCGGGCTGGCCGTTGCGGATGGGCACGAAGTCGTAATACAGTTTCTCCTCATCCGTCGGCTCAAAGGACTGCACCTGAAAGAGCATGACCTGCTTGAGGTTATCCTCCACCTCCTTGGGCAGATCCAGGTAGCGCAAGATGACGTCCTGGCGGGGAAGACCGAGCACGATGTTGTCCCGATTGACTTTTTCCCGCTTGAAAAAACCGTGGATTTCATCGCGCACCTGTTCCGGGTCGCGCTGCCGGTAGCCGGAGACACGCATATAGTTGGTGAATACGCCGCCGGCAAAGTTGCTCCTGAGACAGGAAATGAGCAGATCCTGCTGCCGGATTTCAATCCCCACGCTGGTTTTCAGATAGATCACTTTGTCTCGCCCTACCAGTTTGGAATGTTTTCGTTCCAGTAAAGAATCGTGTATTTTTCCTGCCCGCCGGGATTCAATCGAATGATCGCGCGGATGACTCTGCGCGCCTTCGAGTTCGTCCTGTGGGCAGACGCAGTCAGGGTGAAAATGCCCGTTCGTGTCCACGATATGTATGAAATAATCGCCGGTCCCGGATTCGGCACCACTTCTTTGCTGATCTCATCCCAGCTCGTGAACGGTTTCACCTGCCGCCGCTCGTATATCATCTGGGCTGCCGCGGGGGGCATACCCGGAATCGACAGCAGCACGGGAAGCGGAGCGGAGTTGATATTGATCCGCAGCGTTGCAGGCGCATATACAGTCAGGCACCGCAACAGGCCGTAACGGTCGACGATTTGCCCATCAGGCGTCTTTTCGCGGCGCCCATAGAAATACTGCGGCGTGACACCCCGAACAAGCAGGAGCTCCTCCACGGCCTTCATCCTGGGGGCGTCTTTCCACGTCTGGTACGGAGGCTGCAGAGTCTGGTAGTAGTCATCTTTTGCGCCGTTGGGCCTGGGCATGGTGCCCGAATCGCGCCAGTCCAGGATGGAATCGACGATGACGCTGGCGTCGGGGTCGCTGATGCCGATCACATTGATCAAGGCCCTGAGCTGCTCCTCCATCACGATGTTCAGATTGATCTTTCCTGATTCGTCCTGAATCTCCACCTCGTACTCGCCGTCGCCGAACTGCCCCGTGACTTTTCCGAGGTCGACCGCATCCGGCTGCTGCGCCTGAAGATTCTGCAGTCCTTGCGGCGGGGGGGTCAGGTACATCTTCTGGTAGAGTTGGTAGACGGAAGTCGCGATGCCGGCGCGGGCAATATAGTAAGCATCGGCAAGATCGCGATCATTGCGCGCTGCGGCAACTTCGACAAATGTCTCGCGCGCAAAGCTGAGCGCAATGACGGAGAGTATCGTCAGAATCCAGAGAAGTGCGATCAAGACGACGCCTCGATCATGGTCTCCTGTGCGCATCATCCGATGCGGTCCTCCCACTCTGTCCATCAGGGGGCGAATCGTCATTACCTGCCCCCTCTCCGTCCGCCGGGGGGCGGATTGCCGGGCCCCGGGCCGCCTCTCCGCCCACCGGGCGGATTGTCAAAGCCGGACCCACCCCGCCGTCCACCGGGCGGATTGTTGGAACCGGGACCACCCCGCCGTCCACCAGACGGAGGGCCGCCGGGCACGACCATCCGCCCATCGAACGGGTCGATAAAACCCGGTTGCAGACTTTCTACTTCTGCCATAAAAGGAATGACCAGCTTCCGGCTCTGCAGGGCGCCTACGGCATCACGAGTGTTCAGGGTGATCGACATCGCCGTAGGCAGGCGTCCCAAATCCACGGCACTCCAATCCGTGACCCACTGTGACGGACGGTCGGCTGTGCCGGGGTCTAAGTACTCGAAAGTCCCGCTGGTAAGATGGTCGAAAATGGTGGTAGCCGGCTGATCGC
It contains:
- a CDS encoding general secretion pathway protein GspK, which gives rise to MTIRPLMDRVGGPHRMMRTGDHDRGVVLIALLWILTILSVIALSFARETFVEVAAARNDRDLADAYYIARAGIATSVYQLYQKMYLTPPPQGLQNLQAQQPDAVDLGKVTGQFGDGEYEVEIQDESGKINLNIVMEEQLRALINVIGISDPDASVIVDSILDWRDSGTMPRPNGAKDDYYQTLQPPYQTWKDAPRMKAVEELLLVRGVTPQYFYGRREKTPDGQIVDRYGLLRCLTVYAPATLRININSAPLPVLLSIPGMPPAAAQMIYERRQVKPFTSWDEISKEVVPNPGPAIISYISWTRTGIFTLTASAHRTNSKARRVIRAIIRLNPGGQEKYTILYWNENIPNW
- the pilM gene encoding pilus assembly protein PilM, whose protein sequence is MIYLKTSVGIEIRQQDLLISCLRSNFAGGVFTNYMRVSGYRQRDPEQVRDEIHGFFKREKVNRDNIVLGLPRQDVILRYLDLPKEVEDNLKQVMLFQVQSFEPTDEEKLYYDFVPIRNGQPDKRLHVLVMMIRKSILDAHLETMRQLGICPAAVTAGSVALANMFLGTHNDGRDKTFIMADLKPGGIELAVLRGGALIYGREAARPGGVPLKQFLLSEMEVAVGKVRLDPEESIDGIIMAGEESESALQELWEDVPGCELMGDRLRFEMSPENKAFLQEAVTSLGLAYVGITRRLPMKLNLLPAERRVHQKRWAYVPTIILGLCIAAALAGLGFHQMVQQQTLIRNLDQEIKKLEAPANRVRELRSQSQALGKRIASLEEVLQRRDQNLDILRELTNLLPSDTYLRQFRNQDCTITLNGESPPSASSDLISKIEKSPLLKDVITINATFKNIQTGKDIFSFQAKCEK